The following proteins are encoded in a genomic region of Nymphalis io chromosome 8, ilAglIoxx1.1, whole genome shotgun sequence:
- the LOC126769859 gene encoding argininosuccinate lyase, giving the protein MSDRYKLWGGCFDEEPSSVLRRLNDSLGIDSRLYREDIQGSKAWAQELQRSGHLSEPDNDAIQKGLDKVEEQIAEELYLNGRLHDTAEDIHSVVERRLTEHAGEAALRLHTARSRNDQSATDTKLWMMTSLKRVQNEIVHLISVLVKRAEQEIDTIFPGYTHLQRAQPIRWSHFLMSYAWSFRDDVARLEEQRIRLSSCPLGSGAIAGCALPIDRKKIAKNLGFKNVTPNSMFAVGSRDHIVEFLNWASLCGLHLSRLAEDLIIYSSQEFKFIQHSDQFSTGSSLMPQKRNPDGLELVRGAAGILLGDAFSFSCILKGLPSTYNKDLQSDKEILFRAYDRLLDCLKVTVGTVSTMKVDVEKARSLLEPGMLATDLAHALVRRGVPFRRAHYLVGSALRRAAALGLDLQQLPHCEYVAICPEFGTEEEIKKIFSWESSVEQYVSAGGTSRNTVLQQIQELSQWLEGNNTTCDFK; this is encoded by the exons atgtcCGAT cgaTATAAACTATGGGGAGGTTGTTTTGACGAAGAACCTTCTTCAGTATTACGACGTCTAAACGACTCTCTTGGAATAGACTCGCGGCTTTACAGAGAAGATATCCAAGGTAGCAAAGCGTGGGCTCAAGAACTACAGCGAAGTGGACATCTTTCTGAACCTGACAATGATGCTATACAAAAGGGACTAGATAAA GTTGAGGAGCAAATCGCAGAGGAGCTCTACCTTAACGGAAGACTACACGATACTGCAGAAGACATACATTCCGTTGTTGAAAGACGTCTAACAGAACACGCCGGAGAAGCCGCTCTACGCTTGCATACTGCTCGTAGTCGCAACGATCAGTCCGCTACCGACACTAAGCTATGGATGATGACCTCTCTTAAAAGAGTTCAGAACGAAATTGTACATCTTATCTcg GTTCTCGTAAAACGGGCAGAGCAAGAAATTGATACAATATTTCCTGGATATACTCATTTGCAACGAGCACAACCTATCCGGTGGAGTCACTTTTTAATGAG CTATGCTTGGTCATTTCGAGACGACGTGGCAAGGTTAGAAGAACAAAGAATTCGCTTGTCATCTTGCCCCCTCGGTAGTGGTGCTATTGCCGGCTGTGCTTTGCCGATTGATCGAAAAAAAATAGCTAAAAATTTGGGATTCAAAAATGTTACACCTAACTCTATGTTTGCGGTTGGTTCGAGAGACCATATAg ttgaatTTCTCAATTGGGCGTCATTATGTGGATTACATCTTAGTAGATTAGCAGAGGATTTAATAATCTACAGCTCTCAAGAGTTTAAATTCATACAGCACTCGGACCAATTTTCTACCGGCTCTAGTCTCATGCCCCAAAAACGTAATCCCGATGGCTTGGAACTTGTACGAGGAGCGGCTGGAATTTTACTTGGAGACGCATTCTCATTTAGCTGTATACTAAAAGGCTTACCAAGTACTTACAATAAGGATTTACAATCGGATAAGGAAATCCTATTCAGAGCATATGACAGATTGCTGGATTGCTTGAAAGTCACCGTGGGAACCGTATCTACCATGAAA GTCGATGTTGAAAAGGCACGCAGTCTCTTAGAGCCCGGCATGCTGGCGACGGACCTGGCGCACGCACTGGTACGTCGCGGCGTTCCCTTTCGTCGCGCTCATTACCTCGTCGGTTCCGCGCTGCGGCGTGCTGCCGCTCTGGGACTCGACCTGCAGCAACTGCCGCATTGCGAATATGTCGCTATTTG CCCTGAATTCGGCACAGAAGaggaaataaagaaaattttctCCTGGGAGTCGAGCGTAGAACAATATGTAAGTGCAGGTGGCACTTCCAGAAACACTGTTTTGCAACAAATCCAAGAATTGAGTCAATGGTTGGAAGGCAACAATACAACTtgcgattttaaataa